One uncultured Hyphomonas sp. genomic region harbors:
- a CDS encoding outer membrane lipid asymmetry maintenance protein MlaD: MRRGLPMRESMFESLVGAAVIAVAGVFLWFAIDRGGEASAGPDRYELTARFNNISGIDRGADVRIAGVKAGVVKAIDGDPKRFEAVLTMSLDKKWALPDDTDARISTDGLLGGAYVALEPGGSFDNLPQDGTGEVKYTRGSVDLLTLFASFASGGGGGDAGSAGASSSASDDAYPAGDPYPADGDQ; this comes from the coding sequence ATGAGGCGTGGTCTCCCGATGCGTGAGTCGATGTTCGAATCCCTCGTCGGCGCGGCAGTGATCGCCGTCGCAGGCGTTTTCCTCTGGTTCGCGATCGACCGCGGCGGGGAAGCGTCGGCAGGTCCGGACCGGTATGAACTGACTGCGCGCTTTAACAATATCAGCGGCATTGACCGGGGCGCCGATGTCCGGATCGCCGGCGTGAAGGCCGGCGTCGTCAAAGCGATTGACGGCGACCCGAAACGATTCGAAGCCGTGCTGACGATGAGCCTCGACAAGAAATGGGCGCTGCCGGACGATACCGACGCCCGCATCTCGACAGACGGTCTGCTCGGCGGGGCTTATGTGGCCCTGGAACCGGGCGGCAGCTTCGATAACCTGCCGCAGGATGGAACTGGCGAAGTCAAATACACACGCGGCAGCGTCGATCTGCTGACGCTGTTTGCGTCCTTCGCCTCCGGTGGCGGCGGTGGAGACGCCGGGTCTGCCGGTGCGTCTTCGTCTGCATCGGATGACGCCTATCCGGCCGGCGACCCCTATCCAGCGGATGGAGATCAATAA
- a CDS encoding pentapeptide repeat-containing protein, whose amino-acid sequence MIRVLLSLATLMAVTSFGAAAQERAKPSQPVAWAPSYVGSCSGCNLSGRNLTGWTLSGANYREANLEYAFMRGTQARETNFEGIVATGADMRAAVLTSAKLSGANLVNARMQSVQASGAEFKQSVLVGANLQRAMLVGANFAAANLATAALEGADFSGANLTGADLSGTIMMSTIFNGANLSQTKLDAANAQGASFKDVRFVDANLTGLIGWHDADFEGACASQRTLLPRGLTLPECQ is encoded by the coding sequence ATGATCCGGGTTCTGCTCAGCCTCGCCACCCTTATGGCCGTGACCTCATTCGGGGCTGCGGCACAGGAGCGCGCCAAACCGAGCCAGCCGGTCGCCTGGGCCCCCAGCTATGTCGGATCCTGCAGCGGCTGTAACCTTTCGGGACGCAACCTCACTGGCTGGACACTGAGCGGCGCGAACTATCGTGAAGCCAATCTCGAATACGCCTTCATGCGCGGAACCCAGGCACGTGAAACCAATTTCGAGGGAATCGTGGCGACTGGCGCCGACATGCGCGCGGCAGTCCTGACCTCTGCGAAACTTTCCGGTGCCAACCTCGTGAATGCCCGGATGCAGTCCGTCCAGGCTTCGGGCGCCGAATTCAAGCAAAGCGTGCTTGTCGGAGCCAACCTGCAGAGAGCCATGCTTGTCGGGGCCAATTTTGCAGCTGCAAATCTTGCGACAGCAGCCCTTGAGGGCGCTGACTTTTCCGGCGCGAACCTGACTGGCGCGGATCTTAGCGGCACCATCATGATGTCGACCATTTTCAATGGCGCGAACCTGTCCCAGACAAAACTGGATGCTGCCAACGCCCAGGGGGCGTCGTTCAAGGACGTGCGCTTTGTCGACGCAAACCTGACAGGGCTGATTGGCTGGCACGATGCGGATTTCGAAGGTGCGTGCGCATCACAGCGGACGCTGTTGCCGCGGGGCCTGACCCTTCCGGAATGCCAGTAA
- a CDS encoding NADH:ubiquinone oxidoreductase subunit NDUFA12 yields the protein MLKQLFTWWSGHTLGAAFDIGRRSTFVGTDEYGNKYYEERKPSLEGRRRRYVMYKGLAEPSKVPADWHGWLHHTVDEPPTKSPLTRREWETDHKPNMTGTPWATKPKGSLSTGGHRQKATGDYEAWSPDA from the coding sequence ATGCTGAAGCAACTCTTTACTTGGTGGAGCGGTCATACGCTCGGTGCAGCGTTCGATATCGGACGGCGTTCCACATTCGTCGGAACAGACGAATACGGCAACAAATACTACGAAGAGCGCAAGCCTTCGCTCGAAGGCCGCCGCCGTCGTTACGTCATGTACAAAGGTCTCGCAGAGCCGTCGAAAGTGCCGGCCGACTGGCATGGCTGGCTGCATCACACCGTGGATGAGCCGCCGACCAAGTCGCCGCTCACCCGGCGCGAGTGGGAAACCGATCACAAGCCCAACATGACCGGAACGCCCTGGGCCACGAAGCCCAAAGGCAGCCTGTCCACGGGCGGTCATCGCCAGAAGGCAACGGGTGACTATGAGGCGTGGTCTCCCGATGCGTGA
- the accC gene encoding acetyl-CoA carboxylase biotin carboxylase subunit: protein MTEQRTIQKVLIANRGEIALRIHRACKEMGLQTVVVHSEADRDAMAVRLADESVCIGPPPSSQSYLKKSQILAAAEITGADAIHPGYGFLSENAQFAEMVEAHGLAFIGPTAEHIRVMGDKIAAKQAMIDAGVPCVPGSEGAISSISDAKKAAKKIGFPVLVKASAGGGGRGMKLAKTEADLENAVRTAKTEAKAAFGDDAVYLEKYLQGPRHIEVQVIADTHGNVAHLWERDCSLQRRNQKVFEEAPSPALTQAQREEIGTICAKAMEKLGYRGAGTIEFLYEDGRFYFIEMNTRLQVEHPVTEMITGIDLVREQIRIAEGKKLSFSQDDVLLVGHAIECRINAEHPETFVPSPGLISDFHAPGGPDVRLDSAAYAGYRIPPHYDSLIGKLIVHGRTRRECLMRLRRALSEMVVGGVYTTLDLHRRLVENEDVQNGDYNIHWLEKFLAENKIAPEEKA from the coding sequence ATGACCGAACAACGTACCATCCAGAAGGTCCTCATCGCGAACCGCGGTGAGATCGCGCTGCGTATTCACCGCGCTTGCAAGGAAATGGGCCTGCAAACCGTCGTCGTGCACTCAGAGGCCGACCGGGACGCCATGGCCGTCCGCCTGGCAGATGAAAGCGTCTGCATCGGGCCGCCCCCCTCCTCGCAGAGCTATCTCAAGAAATCCCAGATCCTGGCAGCAGCCGAGATCACAGGAGCGGATGCCATCCATCCAGGCTACGGCTTCCTGTCCGAGAACGCCCAGTTCGCGGAAATGGTCGAAGCCCACGGCCTCGCCTTTATCGGCCCGACGGCTGAGCATATCCGGGTCATGGGCGACAAGATCGCGGCCAAGCAGGCCATGATCGATGCCGGCGTCCCCTGCGTACCGGGATCGGAAGGCGCAATCTCCTCAATCTCCGACGCCAAGAAGGCAGCCAAGAAAATCGGGTTCCCCGTTCTGGTGAAAGCGTCTGCAGGCGGCGGCGGCCGCGGCATGAAACTCGCCAAGACCGAAGCCGACCTTGAGAACGCTGTCCGGACCGCAAAGACAGAAGCAAAAGCTGCTTTTGGTGACGATGCCGTCTATCTCGAGAAATACCTTCAGGGCCCGCGGCACATCGAAGTGCAGGTGATCGCGGATACCCATGGCAATGTTGCGCACCTCTGGGAGCGCGATTGCTCCCTGCAGCGCCGCAACCAGAAAGTATTCGAGGAGGCCCCGTCCCCGGCTCTCACTCAGGCCCAGCGCGAAGAGATCGGCACGATCTGCGCCAAGGCCATGGAGAAGCTCGGCTATCGCGGCGCCGGTACGATCGAGTTCCTCTATGAAGACGGCCGGTTCTATTTCATTGAAATGAACACCCGCCTGCAGGTCGAACACCCGGTAACCGAAATGATCACCGGCATCGATCTCGTGCGTGAACAGATCCGCATCGCGGAAGGCAAGAAACTGTCATTCTCTCAGGATGACGTCCTGCTCGTCGGCCATGCCATCGAATGCCGGATCAATGCCGAACATCCGGAGACGTTCGTTCCCTCTCCGGGCCTGATCTCTGACTTCCATGCTCCGGGCGGCCCCGATGTGCGCCTGGATAGCGCGGCCTATGCCGGATACCGGATTCCACCTCACTATGACTCCCTGATCGGGAAACTCATCGTGCATGGCCGCACGCGCCGGGAATGCCTGATGCGTCTTCGCCGTGCCCTGTCGGAAATGGTGGTGGGCGGAGTTTACACAACGCTCGATCTGCACCGGCGCCTCGTCGAAAACGAAGACGTCCAGAACGGTGACTACAATATTCACTGGCTGGAAAAATTCCTCGCCGAGAACAAGATCGCTCCGGAAGAAAAAGCCTAG
- a CDS encoding DUF2155 domain-containing protein: MFRALVSAVVIAGLVGAAHAATFVQKDKATLRALDKITGRSTDIEVFVGQPVVFGSLRVELEVCYQTPPEEAPESAAFLKIFSTQPVAVETMDAAVDANAVETVSEENPELFSGWMYASSPGLSALEHPVYDVWVIRCTAPDPVKLPDAPERPQ, from the coding sequence ATGTTTCGAGCGCTTGTTTCAGCTGTTGTCATAGCCGGACTGGTCGGAGCGGCGCATGCCGCAACCTTCGTCCAGAAAGACAAGGCAACGCTGCGGGCGCTCGACAAGATCACCGGGCGCTCGACGGATATTGAAGTCTTCGTCGGACAGCCGGTCGTCTTCGGCTCCCTCAGAGTGGAGCTGGAAGTCTGCTACCAGACCCCGCCGGAAGAGGCGCCTGAAAGCGCGGCATTCCTGAAGATCTTTTCGACGCAGCCTGTCGCGGTCGAGACAATGGATGCTGCCGTTGACGCAAATGCCGTGGAGACGGTGAGTGAAGAGAATCCGGAACTCTTCTCGGGCTGGATGTATGCCTCTTCACCCGGTCTCAGCGCTCTGGAGCACCCGGTCTACGATGTCTGGGTGATCCGCTGCACCGCGCCGGATCCTGTGAAACTGCCGGATGCCCCGGAGCGGCCGCAGTAA
- the aspS gene encoding aspartate--tRNA ligase has product MHAYRTHTCGELRKSHVGETVKLSGWLHRRREHAGALFIDLRDHYGLTQVVVYPNAAFYEDAKRATAESVLTVTGKLIARDAEAVNPELPTGEVELPAESLVIESAAEKLPLPVFAEPDYPEDIRLKHRYLDLRRETLHKNMTLRSDVIASLRRRMIEQGFTEYQTPILTASSPEGARDFLVPSRLHPGEFYALPQAPQQFKQLLMVSGFDRYFQIAPCFRDEDARADRSPGEFYQLDIEMSFVTQDDVFNAIEPVMRGVFEEFAGWDNKDRTVPAEPFPHIPYAEAMAKYGSDKPDLRNPLELSDVTEFFVDEKKTGFGIFAKIIKGGGKVVAIPAPKAAAEKSRKFFDDMDKWAKKEMQAPGLGYARLKEADGGGVDSQDPALKGFAPDHLAALLKHLGLGAGDGVFFSAGKKGDAYKLAGAARNKIGAELDLIEQGVFRFCWIVDFPMFEYDEDAKKIDFSHNPFSMPQGGMEALEAASTDEEILDIKAFQYDIVCNGIELSSGAIRNHRPEVMLKAFAMAGYGPEVVEAEFGGMLNAFRHGAPPHGGIAPGVDRIVMLLADAENIRDVTLFPMNGQARDLMMGAPSPVDDSQLRELNIRLAPQMKS; this is encoded by the coding sequence ATGCACGCCTATCGCACCCATACCTGTGGGGAGCTTCGCAAATCCCACGTTGGTGAAACCGTCAAGCTGTCCGGCTGGCTGCACCGCCGCCGGGAGCATGCCGGCGCCCTGTTTATCGATTTGAGAGACCATTACGGCCTCACCCAGGTCGTGGTGTACCCGAATGCCGCCTTCTATGAAGATGCCAAGCGTGCAACGGCCGAGAGCGTGCTGACCGTTACCGGCAAGCTCATTGCCCGCGACGCCGAGGCCGTGAATCCGGAGCTGCCGACGGGTGAAGTGGAACTTCCGGCTGAGTCGCTGGTGATCGAAAGCGCGGCAGAAAAGCTGCCACTGCCGGTGTTCGCCGAGCCTGACTACCCCGAAGACATTCGCCTGAAGCACCGGTATCTCGACCTGCGCCGCGAGACGCTCCACAAGAACATGACCCTGCGCAGCGACGTGATCGCCAGCCTGCGCCGCAGGATGATTGAGCAGGGGTTCACCGAATATCAGACCCCGATCCTGACCGCGTCGAGCCCGGAAGGGGCACGCGACTTCCTCGTGCCGTCGCGTCTGCATCCGGGAGAGTTCTATGCCCTTCCGCAGGCACCGCAGCAGTTCAAGCAGTTGCTCATGGTTTCCGGTTTCGACCGCTACTTCCAGATCGCGCCGTGTTTCCGGGACGAGGACGCCCGCGCAGATCGCTCGCCTGGCGAGTTCTACCAGCTCGATATCGAGATGAGCTTCGTCACCCAGGACGATGTTTTCAACGCAATCGAACCGGTCATGCGCGGCGTTTTTGAGGAATTCGCAGGCTGGGATAACAAGGACCGGACGGTTCCAGCCGAGCCATTCCCGCACATTCCCTATGCCGAAGCGATGGCGAAATATGGCTCCGACAAGCCTGATCTGCGCAACCCGCTCGAATTGTCCGACGTGACCGAGTTCTTCGTGGATGAGAAAAAGACCGGCTTTGGCATTTTTGCGAAGATCATCAAGGGCGGCGGCAAAGTCGTCGCAATTCCGGCGCCGAAAGCCGCTGCTGAGAAGTCCCGCAAATTCTTCGACGACATGGACAAGTGGGCGAAGAAGGAAATGCAGGCGCCGGGCCTGGGCTATGCGCGCCTGAAAGAGGCTGATGGCGGCGGAGTCGACAGCCAGGATCCCGCCCTGAAAGGCTTTGCGCCGGACCATCTGGCCGCCTTGCTGAAGCATCTGGGGCTTGGAGCCGGTGACGGCGTGTTCTTCTCCGCCGGCAAAAAAGGCGATGCCTACAAGCTGGCTGGCGCGGCCCGCAACAAGATCGGCGCCGAACTCGACCTGATCGAGCAGGGCGTGTTCCGCTTCTGCTGGATCGTCGATTTCCCGATGTTCGAATATGACGAAGACGCCAAGAAGATCGACTTCAGCCACAACCCGTTCTCCATGCCGCAGGGCGGTATGGAGGCGCTGGAAGCTGCCAGCACCGACGAAGAGATCCTCGATATCAAGGCGTTCCAGTACGACATCGTCTGTAACGGGATCGAGCTGTCCTCGGGCGCCATCCGGAACCACCGGCCGGAAGTGATGCTGAAAGCATTCGCCATGGCTGGCTATGGCCCGGAAGTGGTCGAGGCAGAGTTTGGCGGCATGCTGAACGCATTCCGGCACGGGGCGCCGCCGCACGGCGGGATTGCACCGGGTGTTGACCGGATCGTCATGCTGCTGGCCGACGCCGAGAACATCCGCGACGTCACCCTGTTCCCGATGAACGGCCAGGCACGTGACCTGATGATGGGGGCCCCGAGCCCGGTCGACGATAGCCAGCTACGTGAGCTCAATATCCGGCTCGCGCCACAGATGAAGTCCTAG
- a CDS encoding TSCPD domain-containing protein encodes MNEMQANEILRAAESDGLLSEQTTLSELYRGAGRPPRRLTPEALKASAAACSAAALVSVSQLASAEILERFGDAPRNADLAEALAAGLPQDVLEEALRQPGGFQRTADSLRASAVSAAAPPPAVFQPEALDPVLEQLLIGSLLEGAEIILTHDSLPAAGSAARILDIAMAVGPDGLEADYLREALEAAGEEMPDGSVVIAGLAAAIMSLGIDYSSPEGAATAAALCALVRSGVTGAALPAAQAKVLGLSAQKASGKRTCNVLILPIADLGAFLPDCESHGTAPLATVLAYGDETPTLSRAGRLGIAHHAPERLPMALERISASAESDLDRALGLDRLRDRGFSEVALDKVSRALGEGLPLNAAFSRWVLGDEVISSDLKLAPEEFDADGGGLLSAIGFSRKDIQAAETTIAGENGDATAEIMADCGLQIGASPEAEIAFASACAKALGGNVTLTVDGRGGLDMAEAALEAGLSVQLLGHRAPPSDEVQERMEHITALAEEIAAEADAPATISHPVQAGEGAARTRLPDRRKGYIQKASVGGHKVYLHTGEFEDGSLGEIFIDMHKEGAAFRSLMNNFAIATSIGLQYGVPLEEFVDAFVFTRFEPAGAVTGNDRITRATSILDYIFRELAVSYLGRDDLAEVDVTHDGLGRGAGDGTRTEAAPFTEEAAQIISRGFSRGQLPDNIVILDRKRAQKLADEEAEAAESALEEAETEELEAPDYLGDACPVCGSFTLFEISEDGDIECDTCGEESRKHK; translated from the coding sequence ATGAACGAGATGCAGGCAAATGAAATCCTGCGGGCAGCCGAATCGGATGGCCTGTTGTCGGAGCAGACCACGCTTTCCGAACTTTACAGAGGCGCAGGACGGCCTCCCCGGCGGCTAACTCCCGAGGCGCTCAAGGCCTCCGCGGCTGCCTGTTCTGCCGCAGCGCTCGTCAGCGTCTCCCAACTCGCATCTGCTGAAATTCTCGAGCGATTCGGTGATGCCCCGCGCAATGCAGACCTCGCTGAAGCCCTGGCGGCAGGACTGCCTCAGGACGTGCTGGAAGAAGCCTTGCGCCAGCCTGGCGGGTTTCAGCGCACTGCCGACTCGCTCCGCGCCTCCGCGGTCAGCGCCGCAGCGCCGCCGCCCGCCGTTTTCCAACCGGAAGCCCTCGACCCGGTTCTTGAGCAATTGCTGATCGGATCATTGCTCGAAGGTGCGGAAATCATCCTCACGCATGACAGCCTGCCAGCGGCTGGTTCAGCTGCCCGTATCCTTGATATCGCAATGGCCGTCGGTCCCGATGGCCTCGAGGCGGACTATCTGCGGGAAGCCCTGGAGGCCGCCGGAGAAGAGATGCCGGATGGGTCTGTGGTGATTGCCGGTCTGGCAGCCGCAATCATGTCCCTTGGAATCGACTATTCCTCACCGGAAGGCGCAGCCACTGCGGCAGCCCTTTGCGCCCTTGTGCGCTCCGGGGTGACGGGCGCAGCTTTGCCAGCTGCCCAGGCAAAGGTTTTGGGGCTTTCTGCTCAGAAAGCGTCCGGCAAACGGACCTGTAATGTGCTGATCCTGCCCATCGCGGATCTTGGAGCGTTCCTGCCGGATTGCGAAAGCCATGGCACAGCGCCGCTCGCCACCGTCCTCGCATATGGCGATGAGACACCGACCCTCTCGCGGGCCGGACGGCTCGGAATCGCCCACCATGCGCCGGAACGCCTGCCGATGGCCCTGGAACGAATCTCAGCCTCGGCAGAGTCGGACCTAGACCGTGCCCTCGGCCTGGACCGGTTGCGAGATCGCGGATTTTCAGAAGTGGCGCTCGACAAAGTATCCAGAGCCCTCGGCGAAGGCCTGCCCCTGAATGCGGCCTTCTCCCGCTGGGTGCTGGGGGACGAAGTCATCTCCAGCGACCTGAAACTCGCCCCGGAAGAGTTCGACGCGGACGGCGGCGGCCTTCTCTCAGCAATCGGCTTCTCACGGAAAGACATTCAGGCTGCAGAAACGACCATCGCCGGAGAAAATGGCGATGCGACCGCAGAAATCATGGCAGATTGCGGCCTACAGATCGGCGCGTCTCCGGAAGCTGAGATTGCCTTCGCGTCGGCCTGCGCAAAAGCGCTCGGCGGAAACGTTACACTCACCGTAGACGGCCGAGGTGGCCTCGACATGGCCGAAGCGGCGCTGGAGGCTGGTCTGTCCGTGCAACTGCTTGGCCACCGGGCACCTCCTTCGGACGAGGTCCAGGAGCGCATGGAGCACATCACCGCGCTCGCCGAGGAGATTGCCGCCGAAGCAGATGCGCCAGCAACCATTTCGCATCCTGTTCAGGCCGGTGAAGGTGCTGCCCGCACCCGCCTGCCAGACCGTCGGAAAGGGTACATCCAGAAAGCATCTGTCGGGGGGCACAAGGTCTACCTCCACACGGGTGAGTTTGAGGATGGATCTCTGGGCGAGATCTTTATCGACATGCACAAGGAAGGCGCCGCCTTCCGGAGCCTGATGAACAATTTCGCCATCGCGACCTCGATCGGTCTTCAATATGGCGTGCCGCTGGAAGAGTTTGTCGATGCGTTCGTCTTTACGAGGTTCGAGCCCGCAGGCGCCGTGACCGGAAACGACCGGATCACGCGCGCAACGTCCATTCTCGACTATATCTTCCGCGAGTTGGCTGTTTCCTATCTCGGCCGGGACGACCTGGCTGAAGTGGACGTTACTCATGACGGCCTTGGCCGGGGCGCAGGTGACGGAACGCGGACAGAGGCGGCGCCATTTACGGAAGAAGCTGCTCAGATCATTTCTCGCGGTTTTTCGCGTGGCCAGCTGCCGGACAACATCGTGATTTTGGACCGGAAACGCGCCCAGAAGCTCGCGGATGAGGAAGCCGAAGCAGCAGAATCTGCCCTCGAGGAGGCTGAAACCGAAGAGCTGGAAGCTCCCGACTATCTGGGCGACGCCTGCCCGGTTTGTGGCAGTTTCACCCTCTTCGAGATCAGCGAAGACGGTGACATCGAGTGCGACACCTGCGGCGAAGAATCCAGAAAACACAAATAA
- the aat gene encoding leucyl/phenylalanyl-tRNA--protein transferase has protein sequence MSARFGTNDLLACYRRGVFPMGDARDDPNLFLVDPDMRGILPLDGFHIPKRLKRRVRQEPYRVTADTAFTRVMEMCAESAEGRETTWINSTILNLYSALHREGHAHSVECWDESGELVGGLYGVAVGGAFFGESMFSRATDASKIALVHLAARLIEGGFTLLDAQFHNPHLEQFGLIEIPRADFKRRLKAALVVDADFYCGRSGASGSFTGSGAVQRITQTS, from the coding sequence ATGTCTGCTCGGTTTGGCACCAATGACCTGCTCGCCTGCTACCGGCGAGGCGTGTTCCCCATGGGGGATGCGCGCGATGATCCGAATCTGTTCCTTGTGGATCCGGACATGCGCGGCATTCTTCCGCTGGATGGCTTCCACATTCCGAAACGCCTGAAGCGCCGGGTCAGACAGGAACCGTACCGCGTCACGGCTGACACCGCTTTCACCCGGGTCATGGAGATGTGCGCCGAAAGCGCTGAGGGCCGGGAGACGACCTGGATCAACTCGACGATCCTGAACCTCTACAGCGCTCTCCACCGCGAAGGTCACGCCCACTCCGTCGAATGCTGGGATGAGTCGGGCGAGCTGGTCGGCGGATTGTATGGGGTCGCTGTCGGCGGTGCCTTCTTTGGCGAAAGCATGTTCTCGCGGGCGACGGATGCGTCGAAGATTGCCCTGGTCCATCTGGCCGCCCGCCTGATCGAAGGCGGGTTCACGCTTCTGGATGCGCAGTTTCACAACCCGCATCTGGAACAGTTTGGATTGATCGAGATCCCGCGCGCGGACTTCAAACGCCGGCTCAAGGCGGCGCTTGTCGTGGACGCGGACTTTTACTGCGGCCGCTCCGGGGCATCCGGCAGTTTCACAGGATCCGGCGCGGTGCAGCGGATCACCCAGACATCGTAG